One window of the Crateriforma spongiae genome contains the following:
- a CDS encoding YbcC family protein, protein MSQADPAQQSGISVATEATTRLHPAEQFRDLVQRIFDVIAPVWPLDDYVAVNPYVGISERRFLNARGFLRVFSESETLMPLQYYADQFRDGQVGRQAIADALDELRTDGVDDDTPWSVDELIEKLRSVPPRPADADAADRIDIPLSIPNPDRRVRSMSELLDRQMGTDYERTVIDEIGKHVSAFYDRGTSLWSMPCRNLTLYQSWHSLARIDRTVEVLGVKDFREFVSLLPPSPKAAIVHCLKHLRVPQRWWETYLLCLVFQMPGWYGWVKFQSQQYGHAGEPDELIDLLAIHLAYEAAVADSESYRVSWDNIADDRVGRFAASVHESLEEVKLRYLMLRATELSFQRELLGRLALTGHSSSPVNQHGQTDSNLRQADSNQAVPKQDETPIAQIAFCIDVRSERLRRHLESSNAQVQTLGFAGFFGMPIDYVPLDSEAAKPQVPFVLKPSLRVFEGHRGANADELARQRHVAIQQRKNQSWLTGLKDTALGGFAFVESLGLSFLPKLFGRTVSPTLQPKRGSQSHAACGTEPVAPMSDLDTACQQAWIDAAEGLIRGLGLVGKPISDLLILCGHESHTTNNPVAATLQCGACGGHSGEVNARVAAALLNRPDVREALSERGVSIPSSTVVLAAVHETTTDHIRLVDADSIPSQLQSQFSEVKDAIEVACRATRRERQITWREPGADGDSFRRSLDWGEVRPEWGLAGNAAIVFGPRERTRSADLNGRVFLHEYDAESDPDGELLNNLVAGPLVVAHSINMQYYASVVDNRHFGSGNKTVHNVVGGFGVQSGNGGDLMNGLAWQSLHNGSRYAHEPLRLLAVFYASRSLVDRVLASHDNVRTWVENRWLNLVAIEGQHSFRLSDNGQWVEVALDVVA, encoded by the coding sequence ATGTCGCAAGCTGATCCTGCCCAGCAATCCGGAATAAGCGTCGCAACGGAAGCCACAACACGGCTGCATCCCGCCGAACAGTTTCGGGATTTGGTCCAACGCATCTTTGACGTGATCGCGCCCGTATGGCCTTTGGATGACTATGTCGCGGTCAATCCGTACGTCGGGATATCGGAACGACGTTTTCTGAACGCCCGGGGGTTTCTGCGAGTGTTTTCAGAGTCCGAAACACTCATGCCGCTTCAGTATTACGCGGACCAGTTTCGTGACGGCCAAGTCGGGCGCCAGGCCATCGCCGACGCTTTGGACGAATTGCGAACCGACGGTGTCGACGACGATACACCGTGGTCGGTGGACGAACTGATCGAAAAGCTTCGGTCGGTTCCACCGCGACCCGCCGATGCGGACGCGGCGGACCGGATTGACATTCCGCTGTCCATTCCCAACCCCGACCGACGCGTGCGCAGCATGTCCGAGTTGTTGGATCGGCAAATGGGCACGGATTACGAGCGGACCGTCATTGACGAAATCGGCAAGCATGTTTCGGCGTTTTACGATCGCGGGACATCATTGTGGTCGATGCCATGTCGAAACCTGACGTTGTATCAATCGTGGCACAGCTTAGCGCGAATCGATCGCACGGTCGAAGTGCTTGGGGTGAAGGATTTTCGCGAGTTCGTTTCGTTGCTTCCGCCGTCGCCCAAGGCCGCAATCGTCCATTGTTTGAAGCATCTGCGGGTTCCCCAACGGTGGTGGGAAACCTATTTGCTGTGCTTGGTCTTTCAAATGCCGGGTTGGTACGGTTGGGTGAAATTCCAGTCGCAACAGTATGGTCACGCGGGTGAACCCGATGAACTGATCGATTTGTTGGCGATTCATTTGGCCTACGAAGCCGCTGTCGCAGATTCCGAATCTTATCGCGTCAGCTGGGACAACATTGCGGACGACCGAGTCGGACGTTTCGCGGCATCGGTCCATGAATCGCTAGAAGAGGTCAAGCTGCGGTATCTGATGCTGCGGGCGACGGAATTGTCATTCCAGCGGGAACTGCTTGGACGGCTTGCATTGACCGGGCACTCGTCATCGCCGGTGAACCAACACGGTCAGACGGACTCGAATTTACGGCAAGCCGACAGCAACCAAGCTGTTCCGAAACAGGATGAAACTCCCATCGCACAGATCGCGTTTTGTATTGACGTACGAAGCGAACGACTTCGTCGCCACCTTGAGTCCAGCAATGCTCAGGTGCAAACGCTTGGATTTGCCGGGTTCTTCGGAATGCCGATCGACTACGTGCCGCTGGATTCCGAAGCCGCCAAGCCACAGGTTCCGTTCGTGCTGAAGCCATCACTGCGGGTCTTCGAAGGTCATCGCGGTGCGAATGCCGACGAATTGGCTCGGCAAAGGCATGTGGCGATTCAACAGCGAAAGAATCAATCGTGGCTGACCGGGTTGAAAGACACGGCACTGGGCGGATTCGCTTTTGTCGAATCACTGGGGCTTTCGTTTTTGCCGAAGCTGTTTGGGCGCACTGTGTCGCCAACGCTGCAGCCGAAGCGGGGCTCGCAATCGCACGCAGCCTGTGGGACCGAACCGGTGGCCCCAATGTCCGATCTAGACACCGCATGCCAACAAGCATGGATCGATGCGGCCGAAGGGTTAATTCGGGGGCTGGGATTGGTCGGCAAACCGATCAGCGATTTGTTGATCTTGTGCGGACATGAAAGTCACACGACGAACAATCCGGTTGCCGCGACGTTGCAGTGCGGTGCTTGCGGTGGGCATTCAGGCGAAGTGAACGCCAGGGTGGCGGCGGCGTTACTGAATCGACCTGATGTTCGTGAGGCTCTCAGCGAACGTGGCGTGTCAATTCCGTCCTCCACCGTCGTGCTGGCGGCGGTCCACGAAACGACCACCGATCACATTCGTCTGGTCGATGCCGATTCAATCCCTTCGCAACTGCAGTCGCAGTTCAGTGAGGTGAAGGATGCCATCGAAGTCGCATGCCGGGCGACTCGGCGTGAACGACAGATAACCTGGCGGGAACCGGGGGCGGACGGTGATTCGTTCCGGCGTTCGCTGGATTGGGGCGAAGTGCGACCCGAATGGGGCTTGGCCGGGAATGCCGCGATCGTGTTTGGACCACGCGAACGAACTCGGTCGGCGGACCTGAACGGTCGTGTCTTCCTGCACGAATACGACGCCGAAAGCGACCCGGATGGCGAACTGTTAAACAATTTGGTGGCCGGTCCGCTGGTGGTCGCGCACAGCATCAACATGCAGTACTACGCCTCAGTCGTGGACAATCGACATTTCGGAAGCGGCAACAAGACTGTCCACAACGTCGTCGGTGGCTTTGGCGTACAGTCAGGCAACGGTGGCGATTTGATGAACGGTTTGGCTTGGCAGTCATTGCACAATGGCAGCCGATACGCCCATGAACCCTTGCGACTGTTGGCTGTGTTCTATGCTTCGCGATCGTTGGTCGATCGGGTGTTGGCATCCCACGATAACGTCCGCACCTGGGTCGAGAATCGGTGGCTGAACTTGGTCGCGATCGAAGGGCAGCATTCGTTCCGTTTGTCGGACAACGGACAGTGGGTCGAGGTCGCCTTGGACGTTGTCGCCTGA
- a CDS encoding cation:proton antiporter produces MTEALIHDLMIILAAGLAAGLLCRLLNVSVLVGYLLVGVLLGPGVTGWVVDERAELAHIAEGGVFLLLFTIGLEFSLGDLRRLGRNLLVGGSVQMLLVGGPISAWLIANGQDWRSAVLVASALAFSSTVLVFKALSEWGQAHRPPGRRAIGILLFQDAALVPLLLLVPLLTGDGEAVRFGQYILLATMSVGFLAMVVAMRYVIGQWLIPTLARYRSPELVILFTIVVLGAVTWAAHLVGLPPAVGAFAAGLIFNGNRWSRQIDALVLPFRETFSAVFFIGLGMILDPALLAREPWGMLIAFVALVLVKAVAATVALRLTGLAIRPAIGMGIGLAHVGEFAFVLALLGYESGVVSHAAYEKIVALAVGTLLLTPPLMKLGFRWTRDETETDGGQVTDVAPRRESHRVAVIGAGPIGRQVASQWEIEGKDVCVVDLSQINLHAFAQEGFRTVCGDATEAQTLQFAEVDRCFAVAVCVPVDAVAIRTVRKIRQLNRQALIVVRCRYQATLPKLKSVGADHVVSEEAEASIALTRFLATAGAKPADESNERPQNA; encoded by the coding sequence ATGACCGAAGCACTGATACACGACCTGATGATCATTTTGGCGGCCGGGTTGGCCGCCGGACTGCTGTGTCGGTTGTTGAATGTGTCCGTGCTGGTCGGCTATCTGTTGGTCGGCGTCTTGCTTGGCCCCGGTGTCACAGGCTGGGTCGTCGACGAACGAGCAGAGTTGGCACACATCGCCGAAGGCGGCGTGTTTCTGTTGTTGTTCACCATCGGTTTAGAGTTTTCGCTCGGCGACCTTCGTCGTTTGGGGCGAAACTTGTTGGTCGGCGGATCGGTCCAAATGCTGTTGGTGGGCGGACCAATTTCGGCATGGCTGATCGCCAACGGCCAAGACTGGCGTTCGGCGGTTTTGGTGGCTTCGGCGTTGGCATTCAGTTCGACGGTGCTGGTTTTCAAAGCCCTTTCGGAATGGGGCCAAGCGCATCGTCCGCCGGGTCGTCGCGCGATCGGTATCCTGCTTTTTCAGGACGCGGCACTAGTGCCATTGCTGCTTTTGGTGCCGCTGTTGACCGGTGACGGCGAAGCCGTTCGATTCGGACAGTACATTCTGTTGGCAACAATGTCCGTCGGGTTTCTGGCGATGGTGGTCGCGATGCGATACGTCATCGGCCAGTGGTTGATCCCGACGTTGGCAAGATACCGAAGCCCCGAGTTGGTGATTTTGTTCACGATCGTGGTTTTGGGGGCGGTGACCTGGGCCGCACACTTGGTCGGTCTGCCTCCGGCGGTTGGTGCGTTCGCGGCCGGATTGATTTTCAACGGAAACCGGTGGTCTCGTCAGATCGACGCCCTGGTCTTGCCATTTCGCGAAACATTCTCGGCCGTGTTTTTTATTGGCTTGGGGATGATATTGGACCCAGCCCTATTGGCCCGTGAACCCTGGGGAATGTTGATCGCCTTCGTGGCTTTGGTGCTTGTCAAAGCCGTTGCCGCGACCGTCGCACTGCGGTTGACGGGGTTGGCGATTCGACCCGCGATCGGCATGGGAATCGGTCTAGCGCATGTGGGGGAATTCGCTTTCGTGCTCGCGCTGTTGGGATACGAATCGGGGGTCGTCAGCCACGCGGCCTATGAGAAGATCGTGGCCTTGGCCGTTGGCACACTGTTGTTGACACCACCGCTGATGAAGCTCGGCTTTCGCTGGACACGTGATGAAACGGAGACGGACGGCGGTCAGGTCACGGACGTGGCGCCCCGCCGTGAAAGCCATCGCGTGGCTGTGATTGGTGCCGGGCCCATTGGTCGGCAGGTCGCATCGCAGTGGGAAATCGAGGGCAAAGATGTTTGCGTGGTTGACTTGAGTCAAATCAATTTGCACGCATTTGCCCAGGAAGGGTTTCGCACCGTTTGTGGCGATGCGACGGAAGCACAAACATTGCAATTTGCCGAAGTGGATCGTTGCTTTGCGGTTGCCGTTTGCGTGCCGGTCGATGCCGTTGCGATTCGCACCGTACGCAAAATTCGTCAATTGAATCGACAGGCGTTGATCGTTGTCCGGTGCCGGTATCAAGCAACGTTGCCAAAGCTGAAATCTGTCGGTGCCGATCATGTGGTCAGCGAGGAAGCGGAGGCGTCAATTGCCTTGACCCGGTTCCTTGCGACCGCCGGTGCAAAGCCTGCCGACGAATCAAACGAACGTCCACAAAACGCTTGA
- a CDS encoding M16 family metallopeptidase, with translation MICLSLPADAQDTDAAPNQTAQSSGNSSPNQDEASIMKVTEIEGITEYRMDNGVKVLLFPDPSKEVVTVNMTVFVGSRHEGYGEAGMAHLLEHMLFKGTPTHPNVPKSLQDRGARFNGTTWLDRTNYYETLPASDENLEFALKLESDRLVNSLIRGEDLESEMTVVRSEFEQGENSPVRVLMQRMQSAAYEWHNYGKTTIGNRSDIERVPVVRLRRFYRKFYRPDNIMVVVAGKFDPDTAIEMLQETFGKLQVPESPIDDTYTVEPAQDGERTVVLRRVGDVQWVGSSYHVPAGSHQDYAAVAALQYILGDEPSGRLYKSLVETELASNVYAMVNGLYEPGLFKVLAEVPKDQSIEEARLKLIEVMERSFTESPVTEAELDRAVQNLLKQRELQAADSDRIAVALSDWAAQGDWRLYFLFRDNLEKLTVDQVQQVAQRYFIRDNRTVGLFIPTDEVQRVTIPESPDLATVLDGYKGREAVSQGEQFDPDPLAIQARVQQGELTGGIEYALLPKKTRGESVVLQLRLRFGTGQTLNERRGAVELLGLAMARGTEKLDYQELQDELTRLRAELSMFSQIGQLNVQVQTKREFVPEVIALIGDLVRHPRFDSDELEVIRRQILTSLEQNMNDPGSQAARAVQRALSPDDPSNIRYVQTLEEEIAMYESVTIDEIRDLYNEFLGNQAGQLIAVGDFEPEEIINGFSSFLTDWRSDQPYERIGRSTIVLDSALRPIIETPDKENAVLYGGQQYALSDTSDEYAALVLGNFILGSSGLSSRLGDRVRQQEGLSYGVGTGLTAYAKDDLVSLTLYAITNPMNREKIVEVITEVINDLRENGVTEDELQRAKNAYLQKQRVGRTQDRNLAVLLGNNLFYDRTMEHQARYEQQIAEASLEQVNQAIRNHIDPEKMIIALAGDFAGAEVTAP, from the coding sequence ATGATTTGCCTGTCGTTGCCCGCGGATGCCCAAGACACCGATGCGGCTCCCAATCAGACCGCCCAATCCTCCGGCAATAGTTCGCCGAACCAAGACGAAGCATCGATCATGAAAGTCACTGAAATCGAGGGCATCACCGAGTACCGGATGGACAACGGCGTTAAAGTCTTGCTCTTCCCGGACCCCTCCAAGGAAGTGGTGACCGTTAACATGACGGTGTTCGTCGGATCGCGGCACGAAGGCTATGGCGAAGCCGGCATGGCACACCTTCTGGAACACATGCTGTTCAAGGGCACTCCAACGCACCCCAACGTTCCAAAGTCGCTTCAAGATCGTGGCGCTCGATTCAACGGCACGACATGGCTAGACCGAACCAACTACTACGAAACGCTGCCCGCCAGTGACGAGAACTTGGAATTCGCTCTGAAGTTGGAATCGGATCGCTTGGTCAACAGCCTCATTCGTGGCGAAGACTTGGAAAGCGAAATGACCGTGGTGCGAAGCGAGTTTGAGCAAGGCGAAAATTCGCCCGTCCGCGTGCTAATGCAACGCATGCAATCGGCTGCCTATGAGTGGCATAACTACGGCAAAACGACAATCGGAAACCGCAGTGACATTGAACGAGTCCCGGTCGTTCGTCTTCGCCGCTTTTATCGAAAGTTCTATCGCCCCGATAACATCATGGTTGTCGTCGCCGGCAAGTTTGATCCGGATACCGCGATCGAGATGCTGCAAGAGACATTCGGCAAACTACAAGTTCCCGAGTCGCCGATCGACGACACCTACACCGTTGAACCCGCCCAAGACGGCGAAAGAACCGTCGTCCTACGCCGCGTGGGTGATGTCCAATGGGTTGGTTCCTCCTACCATGTCCCCGCCGGCAGCCACCAGGATTACGCCGCCGTCGCCGCACTGCAGTACATCCTGGGCGATGAACCCTCAGGACGGCTGTACAAATCTCTGGTCGAAACGGAATTGGCCAGCAACGTCTACGCCATGGTGAACGGGCTGTACGAACCGGGCCTATTCAAAGTCCTTGCCGAGGTCCCCAAGGATCAATCAATCGAGGAGGCTCGTTTGAAGTTGATCGAGGTGATGGAACGCTCATTCACAGAATCGCCCGTCACAGAAGCGGAACTGGACCGTGCCGTTCAAAACCTTCTAAAACAACGTGAATTGCAAGCCGCCGACAGCGACCGGATCGCGGTCGCTCTCAGCGACTGGGCCGCTCAAGGCGACTGGCGACTGTACTTCCTGTTCCGCGACAACCTGGAAAAGCTGACCGTTGATCAAGTCCAACAGGTCGCGCAAAGGTATTTCATCCGCGACAACCGTACCGTCGGTTTGTTCATTCCGACCGATGAAGTACAGCGGGTCACCATCCCGGAATCTCCGGACTTGGCGACCGTGCTAGATGGTTACAAAGGCCGCGAAGCCGTATCCCAGGGAGAACAATTCGATCCGGATCCTTTGGCCATCCAGGCTCGGGTGCAACAGGGTGAATTGACTGGCGGCATTGAATACGCACTGCTGCCCAAAAAGACACGAGGAGAATCGGTCGTCCTGCAACTTCGATTGCGTTTTGGGACGGGACAAACCTTAAACGAACGACGTGGTGCGGTGGAATTGCTGGGGCTGGCGATGGCCCGAGGCACCGAGAAGCTTGATTACCAAGAACTCCAGGACGAACTGACTCGACTGCGTGCTGAACTCTCCATGTTCAGCCAGATTGGTCAATTAAATGTTCAAGTCCAAACCAAACGCGAGTTCGTCCCAGAAGTCATCGCCTTGATCGGCGACTTGGTCCGCCATCCACGTTTTGACTCCGACGAATTGGAAGTCATCCGGCGTCAGATCTTGACGAGCCTGGAACAAAACATGAACGATCCCGGATCACAAGCCGCAAGAGCCGTGCAACGTGCTTTGTCACCGGACGATCCATCAAACATTCGGTATGTGCAAACACTCGAAGAAGAAATTGCCATGTACGAATCGGTGACGATCGATGAGATCCGTGACTTGTACAACGAATTCCTGGGCAATCAGGCTGGCCAATTGATTGCCGTCGGAGACTTTGAGCCTGAAGAGATCATCAACGGGTTTTCTTCGTTCTTGACCGACTGGAGAAGTGACCAACCGTACGAACGAATCGGACGGTCGACGATTGTGCTTGACAGTGCACTTCGCCCGATCATCGAAACCCCCGACAAGGAAAACGCTGTGTTGTACGGTGGCCAGCAGTATGCGTTGTCCGATACTTCGGACGAATACGCTGCGTTGGTCTTGGGCAACTTTATCTTGGGTAGCAGCGGGCTGAGCAGTCGGCTGGGCGATCGTGTCCGACAGCAAGAAGGCCTGTCGTATGGCGTGGGAACCGGATTGACCGCCTATGCGAAAGACGACCTTGTCAGCCTGACGTTGTACGCAATCACGAATCCCATGAACCGCGAGAAGATCGTGGAAGTGATCACTGAGGTTATCAATGACCTAAGGGAAAACGGTGTGACAGAGGATGAATTGCAAAGAGCGAAGAACGCCTATCTGCAAAAACAACGCGTGGGCCGAACGCAAGATCGAAATCTGGCCGTTCTGCTGGGCAACAACCTGTTCTATGACCGAACGATGGAGCACCAGGCTCGCTACGAACAACAGATTGCCGAAGCCAGCTTGGAACAGGTCAATCAAGCGATTCGAAACCACATTGATCCTGAAAAGATGATCATCGCCTTGGCCGGCGATTTTGCAGGAGCGGAAGTCACGGCCCCCTAA